The Saxibacter everestensis genome has a window encoding:
- a CDS encoding phosphomannomutase/phosphoglucomutase, translating into MSSVDLSSVVKTYDVRGLVPQQLNAPVARALGAAFATVVVIPSGRTGIVIGHDMRPSSEELVEAFSDGVTRAGIDVSNIGLASTDELYYASGALDVPGAMFTASHNPARYNGIKLCGPAARGISQDTGLAEMSRLAEEYLSSASLDAALPSAEVSGRYQERDLLADYAAKLRGLVDLSGIRPLKIVIDAGNGMSGLTVPAVLGAANDLERLPLEIIELFFELDGNFPNHEANPLEPDNLRDLIAAVKQHDADLGLAFDGDADRCFAVDERGVPVSPSAVTALVAEREIARARALGEERPVVLHNLITSQCVPETIARAGGRAIRTRVGHSLIKTEMARTSAVFAGEHSAHYYFRDFFGADTGMLAALHLLSALGHTTGTLSELVAEYSQYVASGEINSTVQDAQVVLEAVRQAARSGEFGTAEIDELDGLTVSYPADGWWFNLRPSNTEPLLRLNCEAQDIGSMSSIRDRVLAIIADTGSRP; encoded by the coding sequence ATGTCGTCAGTGGATCTCAGCTCCGTTGTGAAGACCTACGACGTCAGAGGACTTGTTCCGCAACAACTCAACGCCCCCGTTGCCCGGGCCCTCGGCGCGGCCTTCGCAACTGTCGTCGTGATACCGAGCGGCAGGACCGGCATCGTGATCGGCCACGACATGCGCCCCTCATCTGAAGAACTGGTTGAAGCGTTCTCGGACGGCGTCACTCGCGCAGGCATCGACGTCAGCAATATCGGGCTGGCGTCGACCGACGAACTCTATTACGCCTCCGGTGCGCTGGACGTTCCAGGCGCAATGTTCACCGCAAGTCATAACCCGGCTCGCTACAACGGCATCAAGCTGTGCGGGCCGGCCGCCCGGGGCATCAGCCAGGACACCGGACTGGCCGAGATGTCCCGGCTCGCCGAGGAATACCTGTCGTCCGCCTCGCTGGATGCCGCACTGCCCAGCGCGGAAGTTTCGGGACGCTACCAGGAACGCGATCTGCTGGCCGACTACGCCGCCAAGCTGCGCGGCCTTGTCGACCTCTCCGGGATCCGGCCGCTGAAGATCGTGATCGATGCGGGCAACGGAATGTCCGGTCTGACGGTCCCTGCGGTGCTCGGAGCCGCCAATGACCTGGAACGGCTGCCGCTGGAGATCATCGAGCTGTTCTTCGAACTGGACGGAAACTTCCCCAATCACGAAGCGAACCCGCTCGAACCGGACAACCTGCGTGACCTGATTGCCGCGGTCAAACAACACGACGCCGATCTCGGGCTTGCCTTCGACGGCGATGCGGACCGCTGCTTCGCCGTCGACGAACGTGGCGTGCCGGTGAGTCCGAGCGCGGTGACCGCCCTGGTGGCCGAGCGGGAGATCGCCCGGGCACGCGCGCTCGGCGAGGAGCGGCCAGTGGTCCTGCATAACCTGATCACCTCGCAGTGTGTTCCGGAGACAATTGCGCGCGCCGGCGGTCGCGCGATCCGTACCCGGGTCGGCCATTCGCTGATCAAAACCGAAATGGCACGAACCAGCGCCGTCTTTGCCGGAGAGCACTCCGCGCACTACTACTTTCGTGATTTCTTCGGCGCCGACACCGGCATGCTCGCCGCATTGCACCTGCTCTCGGCGCTGGGACACACAACTGGAACCTTGTCAGAACTGGTTGCCGAATACAGTCAGTACGTCGCAAGCGGTGAGATCAACTCGACGGTGCAGGATGCACAGGTCGTGCTCGAGGCGGTGCGCCAGGCTGCCCGGTCGGGGGAGTTCGGGACTGCCGAGATCGACGAGCTGGACGGGCTGACCGTTTCCTATCCCGCCGACGGCTGGTGGTTCAACCTCAGGCCGTCGAATACCGAGCCGTTACTCCGGTTAAACTGCGAGGCACAGGACATCGGTTCGATGTCATCGATCCGGGACCGGGTGCTCGCCATCATCGCCGATACCGGTTCGCGCCCTTAA
- a CDS encoding DUF5719 family protein, translated as MTDRNGPEPAQKSGKKSAANRREIRTRQAKRSRVLSRTFSVAGAVVAVGALAAAGSLYLPGTDSDARGAAAVPVPAADLITACAGPAGLSSGDAEGTDTEFAPDASDSRNWFDVVSSPFGAGTDSATADSSQFTVNALGTDRLGETLATGDAASQARVVANRKLTAGLRVNGTVADAVPAQVGAVQGSLATEGDLRGLATEQCARGGSDFWLVGGSTEVGRSSRLIVSNPTETASTVTVDVYGAEGRVEVSGAEDLLVAPGAGRSVLLEGLAPDQGQLAVHVSSRGGLVSAAMQHSVLRGLQPGGVDFVGPSARPATSQYIPGIALRTKPSSDPQYQDAGAALRIGVPGSAPARVSLKLYGSDGIIDLGERSTAEVSGESVIDIPLSSVPDGVYGAELSSDVPIVASARIARQGSESDQAPEGATDFAWIGSTQALAGEQQAVLPSGVASTVDLTALDGEGSVVVRGVGSDGVLGDARTVDVPASTTVSLNPAEFVAQGKKPAAVLLTPAEGSARVIGATVVTADSDGGELISAMPVPASPPGGSSVDVRIAN; from the coding sequence ATGACCGATAGAAATGGCCCCGAACCAGCGCAGAAGTCAGGCAAAAAGTCAGCCGCGAACCGGCGCGAGATCAGAACCAGGCAGGCGAAACGCTCCAGGGTGCTCTCCAGGACCTTCTCGGTCGCCGGAGCAGTTGTGGCGGTCGGCGCCCTCGCTGCGGCCGGTAGCCTCTATCTGCCAGGGACCGACTCCGACGCTCGCGGCGCTGCCGCGGTGCCGGTACCGGCCGCCGACCTCATCACCGCGTGTGCCGGTCCTGCCGGCCTCAGCTCGGGCGATGCCGAGGGTACCGATACCGAGTTCGCCCCAGACGCCTCGGATTCCAGAAACTGGTTCGACGTGGTCTCCTCGCCGTTCGGCGCCGGCACGGATAGCGCAACAGCCGACTCCTCGCAGTTCACGGTCAACGCGCTCGGCACTGACCGGCTCGGCGAGACCCTGGCGACAGGTGACGCGGCCAGCCAGGCACGGGTCGTGGCCAACAGGAAGCTGACCGCGGGTTTGCGGGTTAACGGCACGGTGGCCGACGCCGTCCCCGCGCAGGTTGGCGCGGTACAGGGGTCTCTCGCGACCGAAGGCGACCTGCGCGGATTGGCAACGGAGCAGTGCGCGCGTGGCGGTTCCGACTTCTGGTTGGTTGGCGGTTCCACCGAGGTCGGCCGGTCCAGCAGGCTGATCGTTTCCAATCCGACCGAAACGGCCTCGACCGTGACTGTCGACGTTTATGGCGCCGAAGGCCGGGTCGAGGTGTCCGGCGCCGAGGATCTGCTAGTCGCTCCCGGGGCAGGACGGTCAGTTCTGCTGGAAGGATTGGCTCCGGACCAGGGCCAGTTGGCCGTGCACGTCAGTTCTCGTGGCGGCCTGGTCTCGGCCGCAATGCAGCACAGTGTGCTGCGTGGTCTGCAGCCAGGAGGCGTTGACTTCGTCGGCCCCAGCGCGCGCCCGGCGACAAGCCAGTACATTCCGGGAATCGCGCTTCGCACGAAGCCGTCGTCAGACCCGCAGTACCAGGATGCAGGTGCCGCCCTCAGGATCGGCGTTCCGGGTTCGGCCCCGGCCAGGGTCTCGCTGAAACTCTATGGCAGTGACGGAATCATCGACCTCGGTGAACGAAGCACCGCCGAAGTTTCCGGCGAGAGCGTTATCGACATTCCGTTGAGCAGTGTTCCGGATGGCGTTTACGGCGCGGAACTCAGCTCGGATGTGCCCATCGTCGCCTCCGCCCGAATCGCCCGGCAGGGCTCCGAGTCGGACCAGGCACCGGAAGGGGCAACTGATTTCGCCTGGATCGGGTCGACGCAGGCGCTAGCCGGGGAACAGCAGGCGGTACTGCCATCCGGTGTGGCCTCGACCGTCGACCTGACCGCGCTCGACGGTGAAGGATCGGTCGTCGTGCGCGGTGTCGGCTCCGACGGCGTGCTCGGCGACGCTCGAACTGTCGACGTGCCGGCAAGTACTACCGTGTCGCTCAATCCCGCTGAATTCGTGGCGCAGGGAAAGAAACCGGCCGCAGTTCTGTTAACCCCCGCTGAAGGGTCTGCCAGGGTGATTGGAGCGACGGTTGTCACGGCGGACAGCGATGGCGGCGAGCTGATCTCGGCGATGCCGGTGCCGGCCAGTCCGCCAGGCGGCAGCTCGGTCGACGTCCGGATTGCGAACTAG
- a CDS encoding DUF3499 domain-containing protein translates to MAHVRQCSRTACRGTAVSTLTYVYADSTVVLGPLATYAEPHSYDLCGEHAQRFTAPRNWDVLRLSPGETPPQRSKDDLLAIADAVREAGRPQPAPESSRPHSEPDSSTETGRRGHLRVLRDRGSAAPEI, encoded by the coding sequence GTGGCTCATGTTCGTCAGTGTTCTCGTACCGCTTGCCGGGGCACGGCAGTCTCGACTTTGACGTACGTGTACGCCGATTCAACTGTCGTCCTCGGCCCGTTGGCAACCTACGCCGAGCCGCACTCGTACGACCTGTGCGGCGAACACGCGCAGCGCTTCACCGCACCCCGTAACTGGGACGTGCTCAGGCTTTCACCCGGTGAAACCCCGCCGCAACGCAGCAAGGACGACCTGTTGGCCATCGCCGACGCAGTTCGCGAGGCCGGCCGTCCGCAACCGGCTCCGGAAAGCTCCCGGCCGCACTCCGAGCCGGATAGCAGCACGGAGACCGGCAGACGCGGACATCTGCGAGTACTTCGCGACCGCGGTTCGGCCGCACCGGAAATCTAA
- a CDS encoding metallopeptidase family protein, giving the protein MARHDRAKGTRSLHTPPIKLQRRRERHGRGLRGTLLRPPVPAARSRADRFDQLVLDAAHRLRRTWAEQMAGLQFAVETVPPVDPAPWEFGQVPLGRLYPGDDRQPPHIVVYRRPVETRAADPDDLAELVHDVVVEQVAALLGMEPEQIDPGYAGGS; this is encoded by the coding sequence ATGGCTCGTCACGACCGTGCAAAGGGGACTCGTTCCCTGCACACTCCGCCGATCAAGCTACAGCGTCGGCGGGAGCGGCACGGCCGCGGACTCCGGGGAACCTTGTTGCGGCCGCCGGTGCCTGCGGCACGGAGCCGGGCAGACCGGTTCGATCAGCTGGTACTCGATGCCGCCCATCGCCTTCGGCGGACCTGGGCCGAGCAGATGGCCGGCCTGCAGTTCGCGGTCGAGACCGTCCCGCCGGTCGATCCGGCGCCCTGGGAGTTCGGCCAGGTTCCGCTCGGCCGGCTGTATCCGGGCGACGACAGGCAGCCGCCGCACATCGTGGTCTATCGCCGGCCGGTCGAAACCCGCGCTGCCGACCCGGACGACCTTGCCGAATTGGTGCACGACGTCGTGGTCGAACAGGTCGCTGCCCTGCTGGGCATGGAACCCGAACAGATAGACCCGGGGTACGCGGGAGGCAGCTAG